Below is a window of Halolamina sp. CBA1230 DNA.
AGAAGCTCTTAAAGAATTCGGTCCTGCAGGAACAACCGATATCTCAAATAAGGTGGGTTGTGACAGAAGAACTGCGTATCTGAAGCTTCAAGCACTCGAAGAGGAGGGTGTGATAGAAAGTCAAAAAGTTGGGAACTCTCTCTTGTGGGAGTTAGCAGACTAAGTGTCTATTACTCTGCTTCTATCAGGGTAAGATTCTGAACCGGGAATGGATTAGCACTTTCTTGACCCACGTCTGCATAGTGCCAAAGATGACCATCCACTTCATATAAGAATGACTCGTCACCAGCAGCTTTCACGCGGATACGGTCTCCGAATTCTTCGTCGTCTTCCCTAGCAAGAACGGTGAGCGGCTCAACAGGCCACTCGAAAAAGGTCACTTTGTCACCTCGCTCCAAATCTTGGAACGTTTCTAGGTCCCCCTCACTTTGATTACGAGGTTCCAGGTCGGGATTATGGTT
It encodes the following:
- a CDS encoding helix-turn-helix domain-containing protein; amino-acid sequence: MGSRDRDEESGQFTEEYPREDFLEALKEFGPAGTTDISNKVGCDRRTAYLKLQALEEEGVIESQKVGNSLLWELAD